In Nitrobacteraceae bacterium AZCC 1564, the following proteins share a genomic window:
- a CDS encoding citrate synthase (product_source=KO:K01647; cath_funfam=1.10.580.10; cog=COG0372; ko=KO:K01647; pfam=PF00285; superfamily=48256; tigrfam=TIGR01798), with the protein MDAKTNAKKATLTVEGKTVDFPILSGTVGPDVIDIGKLYAQTGMFTYDPGFTSTGSCESKITYIDGDEGVLLYRGYPIEQLAEKGDFLETCYLLLYGELPTKAQKEDFDNRVTRHTMVHEQVARFFQGFRRDAHPMAVMVASVGALAAFYHDSTDINDPNQRMIASMRMIAKIPTLAAMAFKYNVGQPFVYPKNSLGFAANFLHMCFAVPCEEYQINPVMAEALDKIFILHADHEQNASTSTVRIAGSSGANPFACIAAGIACLWGPAHGGANEAALQMLAEIGTVDKIPEFIAKVKDKNSNVRLMGFGHRVYKNYDPRAKIMQQMCHKVLAETGHQNDPLLHVAMELEKIALHDEYFIQRKLYPNVDFYSGITLKAMGFPTSMFTVLFAVARTVGWISQWSEMIQDPQQKIGRPRQLYSGETRRDYIEMDKRK; encoded by the coding sequence ATGGATGCAAAAACCAACGCCAAAAAAGCAACGTTGACGGTCGAAGGGAAGACTGTCGATTTCCCGATATTGAGCGGCACCGTGGGGCCGGATGTCATCGACATCGGCAAGCTTTACGCCCAGACAGGAATGTTCACTTACGACCCTGGCTTCACCTCGACCGGAAGCTGCGAGTCGAAGATCACCTACATTGATGGTGACGAAGGCGTTCTGCTCTATCGCGGTTATCCCATCGAGCAACTCGCCGAGAAGGGTGACTTCCTCGAGACCTGCTATCTGCTGCTGTACGGCGAGCTGCCGACCAAGGCGCAGAAAGAAGACTTCGACAACCGCGTGACCCGTCATACGATGGTGCACGAGCAGGTGGCCCGTTTCTTCCAGGGCTTCCGCCGCGACGCTCACCCCATGGCCGTTATGGTGGCATCGGTCGGCGCCCTCGCCGCGTTCTATCACGACTCCACGGACATCAACGATCCCAATCAGCGCATGATTGCCTCCATGCGCATGATCGCAAAGATCCCGACCCTTGCAGCGATGGCCTTCAAATACAATGTCGGCCAGCCCTTCGTTTATCCGAAGAACTCGCTCGGGTTCGCGGCGAACTTCCTGCACATGTGCTTTGCGGTACCTTGCGAGGAGTACCAGATCAATCCGGTGATGGCGGAAGCTCTGGACAAGATCTTCATCCTTCACGCCGATCACGAGCAGAACGCATCGACTTCGACTGTGCGTATCGCGGGCTCGTCCGGAGCCAATCCGTTTGCGTGTATCGCCGCCGGCATTGCCTGCCTCTGGGGCCCTGCTCACGGCGGTGCGAACGAAGCCGCGCTGCAGATGCTTGCGGAGATCGGCACGGTCGACAAGATTCCTGAATTCATCGCCAAGGTGAAGGACAAGAACAGCAACGTCCGCCTCATGGGCTTCGGCCATCGCGTGTACAAGAACTATGATCCGCGCGCGAAGATCATGCAGCAGATGTGCCACAAGGTGCTGGCGGAAACTGGTCACCAGAACGATCCGCTCCTCCACGTTGCCATGGAGCTTGAGAAGATCGCGCTGCACGACGAATACTTCATCCAGCGCAAGCTCTACCCGAACGTCGACTTCTATTCGGGCATCACGCTGAAGGCGATGGGCTTCCCGACCTCGATGTTCACGGTGCTGTTCGCCGTTGCGCGCACAGTGGGTTGGATCAGCCAGTGGAGCGAAATGATCCAGGATCCGCAGCAGAAGATTGGCCGTCCGCGCCAGCTTTACTCGGGTGAAACCCGCCGCGACTACATTGAGATGGACAAGCGCAAGTAA